A single window of Papio anubis isolate 15944 chromosome 8, Panubis1.0, whole genome shotgun sequence DNA harbors:
- the TCF24 gene encoding transcription factor 24, translating to MERDRPARSPLSVSAEPAPLAAAIRDSSTGLTGPGPAGPGDGARSGSGRPAAANAARERSRVQTLRHAFLELQRTLPSVPPDTKLSKLDVLLLATTYIAHLTRSLQDDAEAAADPGLGSLRGDGYLHPVKKWPMRSRLYIGATGQFLKHSVSGEKTNNDNTPTDSQP from the exons ATGGAGCGCGACCGCCCCGCGCGCAGCCCTCTCAGCGTCAGCGCCGAGCCCGCGCCCCTGGCCGCCGCCATCCGCGACTCGAGTACCGGGCTGACCGGGCCGGGGCCGGCGGGCCCCGGGGACGGTGCGCGTTCCGGGAGCGGGCGGCCGGCGGCGGCGAATGCAGCGCGGGAGCGCAGCCGGGTGCAGACCCTGCGGCACGCCTTCCTGGAGCTGCAGCGCACGCTGCCGTCCGTGCCGCCCGACACCAAGCTGTCCAAGTTGGACGTGCTGCTGCTGGCCACCACCTACATCGCGCACCTCACCCGCAGCCTGCAGGACGACGCCGAGGCGGCGGCGGACCCCGGGTTGGGCTCCCTGCGCGGCGATGGCTACCTGCACCCGGTCAAG AAATGGCCCATGCGATCAAGATTGTACATCGGTGCTACTGGTCAGTTTCTGAAGCATTCTGTTTctggagaaaaaacaaataatgacaaCACTCCAACAGACTCACAGCCTTAG